From the Primulina tabacum isolate GXHZ01 chromosome 15, ASM2559414v2, whole genome shotgun sequence genome, one window contains:
- the LOC142526990 gene encoding uncharacterized protein LOC142526990 isoform X1 → MSASLGMVLGVGNPRLELAPIGQLLPIIQITSVFVGSHPFSSGKRPLKSVANADTVIATDETYGRKEVISINSRVYDYLLANVREPQILRELREETATMRGSQMQVSPDQAQLLAMLVQILGAERCIEVGVYTGYSSLAIALVLPEGGRLVACERDAKSLEVAKRYYDLAGVSKKVDVKHGLAADTLKSMIQNGEGGSYDFAFVDAEKKMYQDYFELVLQLVRVGGIIVMDNVLWHGKVADPLVNDSKTVSIRNFNKILMTDERVTISMVPIGDGMTICRKR, encoded by the exons ATGTCTGCTAGTTTGGGTATGGTGCTTGGAGTGGGAAATCCACGGCTTGAATTGGCGCCGATTGGTCAATTACTTCCCATTATCCAAATTACATCGGTGTTCGTCGGAAGCCACCCATTTTCCTCAGGTAAACGGCCTTTGAAATCGGTGGCGAATGCAGACACAGTTATTGCGACTGACGAAACTTACGGACGTAAGGAAGTTATCAGTATCAATTCGAGGGTCTACGATTACTTATTGGCTAATGTTAGAGAGCCACAG ATATTGCGTGAGCTTAGGGAGGAAACTGCAACCATGCGTGGTAGTCAAATGCAG GTGTCTCCTGATCAGGCCCAACTTCTTGCTATGCTTGTTCAGATTCTAGGAGCAGAAAGGTGCATTGAAGTTGGTGTCTATACT GGATACTCATCTCTGGCAATTGCTTTGGTCCTACCTGAAGGAGGTCGGCTGGTTGCTTGTGAGAGAGACGCTAAGTCATTAGAGGTTGCAAAAAGATATTATGACCTTGCTGGTGTCTCAAAGAAG GTGGATGTAAAACATGGTCTTGCAGCTGATACTCTCAAGTCTATGATTCAGAATGGTGAAGGTGGCAG CTATGATTTTGCTTTTGTAGATGCTGAGAAGAAAATGTATCAAGATTATTTCGAATTAGTGCTACAACTG GTAAGAGTTGGAGGGATTATAGTGATGGACAATGTCCTTTGGCATGGAAAAGTTGCTGATCCTCTG GTAAACGACTCAAAGACTGTTAGCATAAGAAATTTCAATAAGATTTTGATGACGGACGAGCGTGTGACCATCAGCATG GTTCCCATAGGTGATGGCATGACAATATGTAGAAAAAGGTAG
- the LOC142526990 gene encoding uncharacterized protein LOC142526990 isoform X2 produces MRGSQMQVSPDQAQLLAMLVQILGAERCIEVGVYTGYSSLAIALVLPEGGRLVACERDAKSLEVAKRYYDLAGVSKKVDVKHGLAADTLKSMIQNGEGGSYDFAFVDAEKKMYQDYFELVLQLVRVGGIIVMDNVLWHGKVADPLVNDSKTVSIRNFNKILMTDERVTISMVPIGDGMTICRKR; encoded by the exons ATGCGTGGTAGTCAAATGCAG GTGTCTCCTGATCAGGCCCAACTTCTTGCTATGCTTGTTCAGATTCTAGGAGCAGAAAGGTGCATTGAAGTTGGTGTCTATACT GGATACTCATCTCTGGCAATTGCTTTGGTCCTACCTGAAGGAGGTCGGCTGGTTGCTTGTGAGAGAGACGCTAAGTCATTAGAGGTTGCAAAAAGATATTATGACCTTGCTGGTGTCTCAAAGAAG GTGGATGTAAAACATGGTCTTGCAGCTGATACTCTCAAGTCTATGATTCAGAATGGTGAAGGTGGCAG CTATGATTTTGCTTTTGTAGATGCTGAGAAGAAAATGTATCAAGATTATTTCGAATTAGTGCTACAACTG GTAAGAGTTGGAGGGATTATAGTGATGGACAATGTCCTTTGGCATGGAAAAGTTGCTGATCCTCTG GTAAACGACTCAAAGACTGTTAGCATAAGAAATTTCAATAAGATTTTGATGACGGACGAGCGTGTGACCATCAGCATG GTTCCCATAGGTGATGGCATGACAATATGTAGAAAAAGGTAG
- the LOC142527103 gene encoding uncharacterized protein LOC142527103, whose protein sequence is MDNSFASASLRPPFLDGTNYGLWKVKIRYYIKSLDERAWQRLINGWTPPVMIDQEGDKRPKPETDWTADEVQNSNHNSKALNAIFTSVDMNMFSLITNCISAKSAWDILQSHCEGFESVRRTRLRMLTSKFEMMRMEESENILEYDRRLREIANEAFSVGEAISNERLVSKVLRSLPERFNIKICAIDEAKDTSKMALEDLISSLRTFEMNLDM, encoded by the coding sequence ATGGACAATTCATTTGCAAGTGCATCACTTCGACCACCATTTCTAGATGGTACCAACTACGGCCTATGGAAGGTTAAAATAAGATACTACATAAAATCTCTAGATGAACGGGCATGGCAGCGTCTCATCAATGGATGGACTCCACCAGTCATGATAGATCAAGAGGGTGACAAACGGCCAAAGCCTGAAACTGACTGGACTGCTGATGAAGTGCAAAATTCGAACCACAACTCAAAGGCTTTGAATGCTATATTCACATCGGTTGACATGAACATGTTCAGTTTAATCACAAACTGTATTTCGGCTAAAAGTGCATGGGATATCCTCCAAAGTCACTGTGAAGGGTTTGAGAGTGTGCGACGAACCAGATTAAGGATGCTTACTTCCAAAttcgagatgatgaggatggaagAATCTGAGAACATACTCGAGTACGATCGCCGCCTACGGGAAATTGCTAATGAGGCATTCAGTGTTGGAGAAGCTATCTCCAATGAGCGTCTAGTTAGCAAAGTCCTCCGTTCTCTGCCCGAaagattcaacataaaaatttgcgCAATAGATGAGGCTAAGGACACTTCTAAGATGGCATTGGAAGACCTTATCAGTTCATTACGTACTTTCGAGATGAACCTGGACATGTag